The following are from one region of the Polaribacter marinaquae genome:
- a CDS encoding glycosyltransferase family 39 protein, with protein METLLNYIKQNKAISWVLGFQLFRILLLPFMGLMPQDAYYYLYGQNLSLSYFDHPGMIGYILRLFTDIFGTSIFAVKFADFFITSLTILSFYKLASYFLSKQKLQRAFVLLASTIFISILSFNSTPDVPLLLFWSLSLISLYKAIFESKKWYWVFAGLAMGLAFNSKYTAILLQFGLLAFLIFSNKYRKLLLSPWLWFSLIISVAVTFPVWYWNYQNDFASFAFQSSERTSSITEFKISPNYFFGAIGHQMFLLLPVLFLIFITFTFKYVKRAVTKFKIPQTKTLFLLAFFIPTFLGFFLLTPIYWVKLNWMMPSYITGVIIAGMFISKKLLKIQLIFSIVFHLLVSLQIIFYLVPIKSDDTWVGWKELATETEKLKEQYTDAFIFSNDNYKTSAALNFFMEDKVYAQNIIGLPALHFDYLDDNLNDLKGKSAIFIDSDKRFKDKNKLGEIDSLLTNKFKKVTELEPIIIKINNKQSRKFWIFYCTDYQP; from the coding sequence TTGGAAACATTACTAAATTACATTAAGCAAAACAAAGCAATTTCTTGGGTTTTAGGTTTTCAATTATTTAGAATTTTACTTTTACCATTTATGGGCTTAATGCCTCAAGATGCGTATTATTATTTATACGGACAAAATTTATCTTTATCTTATTTTGATCATCCAGGAATGATTGGATATATTTTAAGATTATTTACAGATATTTTTGGCACCTCTATTTTTGCAGTAAAATTTGCCGATTTTTTTATTACCTCTTTAACTATTCTTAGTTTTTATAAATTAGCTTCTTATTTTTTATCCAAACAAAAATTACAACGAGCTTTTGTATTATTAGCTTCTACCATATTTATTTCGATTTTATCGTTTAACTCAACACCAGATGTACCTTTATTATTATTTTGGTCACTAAGTTTAATTAGCCTTTACAAAGCAATTTTCGAGAGTAAAAAATGGTATTGGGTTTTTGCTGGTTTGGCAATGGGACTTGCATTTAACAGTAAATACACTGCTATTTTATTGCAATTTGGTTTGTTAGCATTTTTAATTTTTTCTAATAAATATAGAAAATTGTTACTATCACCGTGGTTGTGGTTTTCTTTAATAATTTCTGTTGCAGTTACTTTTCCTGTTTGGTATTGGAATTATCAAAACGATTTCGCTTCGTTTGCTTTTCAATCATCAGAAAGAACAAGCTCTATAACAGAATTTAAAATTTCACCAAACTATTTCTTTGGCGCAATTGGCCATCAAATGTTTTTATTGCTGCCTGTTTTATTTCTAATTTTTATAACTTTTACTTTTAAATATGTAAAAAGAGCTGTTACAAAATTTAAAATTCCGCAAACTAAAACATTGTTTTTATTAGCTTTTTTTATTCCAACTTTTTTAGGTTTCTTTTTATTGACACCTATATATTGGGTAAAATTAAATTGGATGATGCCATCGTACATCACCGGAGTAATTATTGCAGGAATGTTTATCAGTAAAAAATTACTAAAAATTCAGCTTATATTTTCTATTGTATTTCATTTGTTAGTTAGTTTACAAATTATCTTTTATCTAGTTCCTATTAAGAGTGATGACACTTGGGTTGGATGGAAAGAATTAGCAACAGAAACAGAAAAATTAAAAGAACAATATACAGACGCTTTTATTTTTTCTAATGATAACTATAAAACTTCGGCAGCACTAAACTTTTTTATGGAAGATAAAGTGTACGCCCAAAACATTATTGGTTTACCAGCTTTACATTTTGATTATTTAGACGACAATTTAAATGATTTAAAAGGTAAAAGCGCAATTTTTATAGATTCTGATAAGCGTTTTAAAGACAAAAATAAATTAGGTGAAATTGATAGTTTATTAACTAATAAATTTAAAAAAGTAACTGAATTAGAACCAATTATCATCAAAATAAACAATAAACAGAGTAGAAAATTCTGGATTTTCTATTGTACTGACTATCAACCTTAA
- the rplS gene encoding 50S ribosomal protein L19 has translation MESLVKFVQDEFVTKKEFAEFAAGDTITVYYEIKEGEKVRTQFFRGVVIQRRGVGASETFTIRKMSGTVGVERIFPVNLPSIQKIEVNKRGKVRRARIFYFRSLTGKKARITEKRR, from the coding sequence ATGGAATCTTTAGTAAAATTTGTACAAGACGAATTTGTAACAAAAAAAGAATTTGCAGAATTTGCAGCAGGTGATACAATCACTGTTTATTATGAAATTAAAGAAGGTGAAAAAGTACGTACTCAGTTTTTTAGAGGTGTAGTTATTCAAAGAAGAGGTGTAGGAGCTTCTGAAACTTTTACTATCAGAAAAATGTCTGGTACTGTAGGTGTAGAAAGAATCTTTCCTGTAAACTTACCTTCTATTCAAAAAATTGAAGTTAATAAAAGAGGTAAAGTTCGTAGAGCTAGAATCTTTTACTTTAGAAGTCTTACTGGTAAAAAAGCTAGAATTACAGAAAAAAGAAGATAA
- a CDS encoding NADP-dependent isocitrate dehydrogenase encodes MSKIAKIVYTKTDEAPALATRSFLPIVKAFTKSSNIEIEVKDISLASRILANFSDYLSEEHKVEDALAYLGNLAKKPEANIIKLPNISASVPQLKAAISELQDLGYSLPDYPEEVTTDEDKAVLALYNKVKGSAVNPVLREGNSDRRAPKAIKNYARKNPHSMGAWGADSKTHVATMSEGDFAHNEKSVTINNATNVTITHVADNGTKTVLKENLSLIDGEIIDATVMSKKALLSFLDKEFADATAQGVLLSLHMKATMMKVSDPIIFGHAVRTYFKELFEKHAATFEEIGVDVNNGFGNLLSNLDEVSAEKKTEILADIDAILAKNADLAMVNSDKGITNLHVPSDVIIDASMPAMIRTSGRMWNSKGELQDTKAVIPDSSYAGIYAATIDFCKKNGAFDPTTMGTVPNVGLMAQKAEEYGSHDKTFQMSAAGKVIVTDADNNTLLEHNVEEGDIWRMCQTKDLPIQDWVKLAVTRARASKTPAVFWLDANRAHDAEIIKKVNTYLPNHDTSGLDIRILSPIEATEFTLERIVKGEDTISVSGNVLRDYLTDLFPILEVGTSAKMLSIVPLMNGGGLFETGAGGSAPKHVQQFIEENHLRWDSLGEFLALAVSLEHLGTVNNNAKAIVLSETLDDATDKFLDNDKSPSRKVGELDNRGSHFYLAMYWAEGLANQDKDADLKATFTKIANDLKENEAKIVSELNEIQGSANNIGGYYQPTDSLADAAMRPNTLLNSILASI; translated from the coding sequence ATGAGCAAAATAGCCAAAATTGTATATACAAAAACTGATGAAGCTCCTGCTTTAGCAACACGTTCTTTTTTACCAATAGTAAAAGCATTTACAAAATCTTCTAATATAGAAATTGAAGTAAAAGATATTTCTTTAGCTTCTAGAATTCTTGCTAACTTTTCTGATTATTTATCAGAAGAACACAAAGTAGAAGACGCTTTAGCATATTTAGGTAATTTGGCTAAAAAGCCAGAAGCTAATATTATTAAATTACCAAATATTAGTGCCTCTGTACCACAGTTAAAAGCTGCAATATCAGAATTACAAGATTTAGGCTATAGTTTACCAGATTATCCAGAAGAAGTTACTACAGATGAAGATAAAGCTGTATTAGCTCTTTATAATAAGGTAAAAGGATCTGCAGTAAACCCTGTTTTAAGAGAAGGTAATTCTGACAGAAGAGCGCCAAAAGCTATTAAAAATTATGCACGTAAAAACCCACATTCTATGGGTGCTTGGGGTGCAGATTCTAAAACACATGTAGCTACAATGAGCGAAGGTGACTTTGCACATAACGAAAAATCTGTTACAATAAATAATGCTACAAACGTAACAATTACACACGTTGCAGATAATGGAACTAAGACTGTCTTAAAAGAAAATTTATCTTTAATTGATGGTGAAATTATTGATGCAACTGTAATGAGCAAAAAAGCATTGCTTTCTTTCTTAGATAAAGAATTTGCAGATGCTACAGCACAAGGCGTTTTACTTTCTTTACATATGAAAGCGACTATGATGAAGGTTTCTGACCCAATTATTTTTGGTCATGCTGTTAGAACTTATTTTAAAGAATTATTTGAAAAACATGCTGCTACTTTTGAAGAAATTGGAGTTGATGTTAACAATGGTTTCGGTAACTTATTAAGCAACTTAGATGAAGTATCTGCAGAAAAGAAAACAGAAATTCTAGCTGATATCGATGCTATTCTTGCTAAAAATGCAGATTTAGCAATGGTAAATTCTGATAAAGGAATTACTAATTTACACGTTCCTTCTGATGTAATTATTGACGCTTCTATGCCAGCAATGATTAGAACATCTGGAAGAATGTGGAATTCTAAAGGAGAATTACAAGATACAAAAGCAGTAATACCAGATAGTTCTTATGCAGGTATTTATGCTGCAACTATAGATTTCTGTAAAAAGAATGGTGCTTTCGATCCTACAACAATGGGTACAGTTCCTAACGTTGGTTTAATGGCTCAAAAAGCAGAAGAATATGGTTCTCATGATAAAACTTTTCAAATGTCTGCTGCTGGTAAAGTTATAGTTACAGATGCTGATAACAACACTTTATTAGAGCACAATGTAGAAGAAGGAGATATCTGGAGAATGTGTCAAACTAAAGATTTACCAATTCAAGATTGGGTAAAATTAGCAGTTACTAGAGCAAGAGCCTCTAAAACACCTGCTGTTTTTTGGTTAGATGCTAACAGAGCTCACGATGCAGAAATCATTAAAAAAGTAAATACATATTTACCAAATCATGATACTTCTGGCTTAGACATTAGAATCTTATCACCTATAGAAGCTACAGAATTCACTTTAGAAAGAATTGTAAAAGGAGAAGACACAATTTCTGTTTCTGGTAACGTATTAAGAGATTATTTAACAGATTTATTTCCTATTTTAGAAGTTGGTACATCAGCAAAAATGCTTTCTATAGTTCCGTTAATGAATGGTGGTGGATTGTTTGAAACTGGTGCCGGAGGTTCTGCCCCAAAACATGTACAACAATTTATAGAAGAAAACCATTTACGTTGGGATTCTTTAGGGGAATTTTTAGCATTAGCAGTTTCTTTAGAGCATTTAGGTACTGTTAACAACAATGCAAAAGCAATTGTATTATCAGAAACTTTAGATGATGCAACAGATAAGTTTTTAGATAACGATAAATCTCCATCAAGAAAAGTTGGCGAATTAGACAACAGAGGTAGTCATTTTTATTTAGCAATGTATTGGGCTGAAGGATTGGCTAATCAAGATAAAGATGCAGACTTAAAAGCTACGTTTACCAAAATCGCAAACGATTTAAAAGAAAATGAAGCTAAAATTGTATCAGAATTAAATGAAATTCAAGGTAGCGCTAACAATATTGGTGGTTATTATCAACCAACAGATAGTTTAGCAGATGCTGCTATGAGACCAAATACTTTACTAAATTCTATTTTAGCAAGTATTTAA
- a CDS encoding TonB-dependent receptor codes for MLRKKQLFVFFLFLGLSILGQEKITLSGTVYDNTNNETLIGVSIYFPELNAGTTTNEYGFYSITIPQGNYKIQLSYLGYATLLETINLSEKTTKNFKLFEATESLNEIVIESNIEKLNLKTPQMSVNKLTSSTIKQIPVVLGEADIIKSLILLPGVTSAGEGASGFNVRGGAADQNLILLDEAIVFNSSHLFGFFSVFNPDVIKDVRLYKGGIPAKYGGRLSSVLDIYQKEGNSKDFKVTGGVGLVSSRLLIEGPLEKEKSSFLIGGRSSYAHIFLPLFDNDNKAYFYDVNTKINYRFNDKNNLFLSTYFGKDVFGLSDNFVNDYGNTVVNLRWNHLFTDKLFSNLSLIYSDYFYGLILDFVGFEWDSGITNFNLKYDFNHYVSEKVKLSYGINNIYIKFNPGEIIPNREDSGIVAEKLIDKYANEFAAYIDAEHKISDNFRLQYGVRFSNFTRLGQDELNNYANDQAVVYNSEFKKYESAEATGVENYKRSDVLASFNNLEPRVSMSYILDDNSSIKASYNRMVQYLHLLSNTSSPTPLDVWTPSGTFVKPQQLNQYAVGYFKSFNEGRYTLETETFYKDISNRIDYINGANLIANNEIETIILNGKARAYGLEMLFKKNEGKFQGWLSYTLSKSEQLTAGRTAEEPGINNGEWYSTPYDKTHDFSVNASYKLNDKWKFNSNFVFQTGQPTNYPVGQYEYQGLNVPIYDDNRRNSDRLPNYHRLDISATLNPKKNKNRKWQGEWVFGIYNVYGRQNAASLAFTQNQETFRNEAVQTSIFGLVPSVTYNFKF; via the coding sequence ATGCTACGTAAAAAACAACTATTTGTTTTCTTTCTCTTTCTTGGTTTGTCAATTTTAGGACAAGAAAAAATTACACTTAGCGGTACTGTTTATGACAATACTAATAACGAAACCTTGATTGGAGTTTCAATTTATTTCCCTGAATTAAACGCTGGTACAACAACCAACGAATACGGATTTTATTCAATTACAATTCCACAAGGAAACTACAAAATTCAATTAAGTTACTTAGGTTACGCTACACTTTTAGAAACCATTAATTTATCAGAAAAAACTACAAAAAACTTTAAACTTTTTGAAGCTACAGAAAGTCTTAATGAAATAGTAATTGAAAGTAATATTGAAAAACTTAATTTAAAAACACCACAAATGAGTGTTAATAAATTAACTTCTTCTACCATAAAACAAATTCCGGTTGTTTTAGGTGAAGCAGATATTATTAAATCTCTAATTCTTTTGCCAGGTGTTACAAGTGCTGGTGAAGGTGCTTCTGGATTTAATGTAAGAGGTGGTGCTGCAGATCAAAATTTAATTTTATTAGACGAAGCAATTGTTTTTAATTCGTCTCATTTATTTGGTTTTTTCTCGGTTTTTAATCCTGATGTAATTAAAGATGTTCGATTATATAAAGGTGGTATTCCTGCAAAATATGGCGGAAGACTTTCATCTGTTTTAGATATTTATCAGAAAGAAGGAAATAGTAAAGATTTTAAAGTTACTGGTGGAGTTGGTTTGGTTTCTTCGAGATTACTTATCGAAGGTCCTTTAGAAAAAGAAAAAAGTTCTTTTTTAATTGGTGGTAGATCTTCTTATGCTCATATTTTTTTACCTCTTTTTGATAATGACAACAAAGCCTACTTTTACGATGTAAACACAAAAATAAACTACCGATTTAACGACAAAAACAATTTATTTTTATCTACTTATTTTGGTAAAGATGTCTTCGGATTAAGTGATAATTTTGTAAACGATTACGGTAATACTGTGGTAAACTTACGCTGGAATCATTTATTTACAGACAAATTATTTTCTAACTTATCTTTAATTTATTCTGATTATTTCTACGGATTGATTCTTGACTTTGTCGGTTTCGAGTGGGATTCTGGCATTACAAACTTCAACCTTAAATATGACTTTAATCATTATGTGAGTGAAAAAGTAAAATTAAGTTACGGAATTAATAATATCTACATCAAATTTAATCCCGGAGAAATAATTCCGAATAGAGAAGATTCTGGTATTGTTGCAGAAAAATTAATTGACAAATATGCAAATGAATTTGCAGCTTATATTGATGCTGAACATAAAATTAGTGACAATTTTAGACTACAATATGGTGTTAGATTTAGCAATTTTACTCGATTAGGGCAAGATGAATTAAACAACTATGCAAATGACCAAGCAGTTGTATATAATTCTGAATTTAAAAAATACGAATCTGCAGAAGCAACTGGCGTAGAAAACTATAAAAGAAGCGATGTACTTGCAAGTTTTAACAATTTAGAACCAAGAGTTTCGATGTCTTACATTTTAGATGATAATTCTTCTATAAAAGCGAGTTACAATAGAATGGTACAATATCTACACTTGCTTTCCAATACCTCTTCTCCTACTCCGTTAGATGTTTGGACGCCAAGTGGAACCTTTGTAAAACCTCAGCAATTAAATCAATATGCTGTTGGTTATTTTAAATCTTTTAATGAAGGGAGATACACATTAGAAACAGAAACTTTTTACAAAGATATTAGCAATAGAATCGATTATATAAATGGCGCAAATTTAATTGCGAATAACGAAATTGAAACCATTATTTTAAATGGTAAAGCTAGAGCTTACGGATTAGAAATGTTGTTCAAAAAAAATGAAGGAAAATTTCAAGGATGGCTTTCTTACACACTTTCTAAATCAGAACAATTAACTGCAGGTAGAACTGCTGAAGAGCCAGGAATTAACAACGGAGAATGGTACAGCACACCATATGACAAAACACATGATTTTTCTGTAAATGCTAGCTACAAATTAAATGATAAGTGGAAATTCAATTCTAATTTTGTATTTCAAACAGGTCAACCAACAAATTATCCGGTTGGGCAATACGAATACCAAGGTTTAAACGTGCCAATTTATGATGATAATAGACGAAACTCAGACAGATTGCCAAACTACCATCGTTTAGATATTTCTGCAACTTTAAATCCAAAAAAAAATAAAAACAGAAAATGGCAAGGAGAATGGGTTTTTGGTATTTATAATGTTTACGGAAGACAAAATGCAGCTTCTTTAGCTTTTACACAAAACCAAGAAACTTTTAGAAACGAAGCTGTACAAACATCAATTTTTGGTTTAGTGCCATCTGTAACTTACAATTTTAAATTTTAA
- a CDS encoding DUF4249 family protein, giving the protein MKKIFFYVTLIVLLFSNCEKVIDVDVPTINPKLIIDASFEVYFDESPVTAKTIVKLRESADYFEETIPTVTNATVFLTNLSDNSVINFSDINATGNYEPITDFLPEDNIEYELTVIYNNETFKGKATKVKSTPFISVEQGDETLFTGNETELKVSFEDDGNTENFYVLDYTNNIFLTLDDRFFNGAVYNFSSFYQEDEIELPSTVTIKLSGISKSYYTYFEILTSQAGGNDGGPFQTAPTALLGNIINTTNDDNYPLGYFHISETDTFEISLVEKN; this is encoded by the coding sequence ATGAAAAAGATATTTTTTTACGTAACGTTAATTGTCTTACTATTTTCTAATTGTGAAAAAGTTATAGACGTAGATGTACCAACCATAAATCCTAAATTAATAATAGACGCATCTTTCGAAGTCTATTTTGATGAAAGCCCGGTTACCGCAAAAACTATTGTAAAACTTAGAGAATCTGCAGATTATTTTGAAGAAACTATTCCTACAGTTACAAATGCAACTGTTTTTCTAACAAATTTATCAGATAATTCTGTTATTAATTTTTCTGATATAAATGCCACTGGAAATTACGAACCGATAACCGATTTTTTACCAGAAGATAATATCGAGTATGAGTTAACGGTTATTTACAACAATGAGACTTTTAAAGGAAAAGCTACTAAAGTAAAATCTACACCATTTATTAGTGTAGAGCAAGGTGATGAAACTTTATTTACTGGGAACGAAACTGAATTAAAAGTTTCTTTTGAAGACGACGGAAATACCGAAAATTTTTATGTTTTAGATTATACAAACAATATATTTTTAACACTAGATGACAGATTTTTTAACGGAGCGGTTTATAATTTTTCTTCTTTTTATCAAGAAGATGAAATAGAATTACCCTCAACTGTTACCATCAAATTATCTGGTATTTCAAAAAGTTATTATACATATTTCGAAATTTTAACAAGTCAAGCAGGTGGTAATGATGGTGGCCCTTTTCAAACAGCACCAACAGCTTTATTAGGCAATATTATCAATACTACTAATGATGATAATTATCCTTTAGGTTATTTTCATATTTCTGAAACTGATACTTTTGAAATTAGTTTGGTAGAAAAAAACTAA
- the murQ gene encoding N-acetylmuramic acid 6-phosphate etherase, whose product MTFIKTTEQDSNYNHLEKMSVKEVLKNINKEDKTVPLAVEKSLPQIEKLTNSIVSSLKKGGRLFYLGAGTSGRLGVVDASECPPTFGVSYDLVVGIIAGGDVAIRKAVEFAEDSKLQGWQDLQEHKITNKDIVVGIAASGTTPYVIAALEKCNENNIATGCITCNKNSPLAKVSNFPVEVVVGSEFVTGSSRMKAGTAQKLVLNMLSTTTMIQLGKVKGNKMVDMQLSNNKLVERGQKMLASELNIDLQKAAALLEEFGNVRNAIKNYTK is encoded by the coding sequence ATGACATTTATAAAAACTACAGAACAAGACTCTAATTACAATCATCTAGAAAAGATGTCTGTAAAAGAAGTATTAAAAAATATCAATAAAGAAGATAAAACAGTACCATTAGCTGTAGAAAAATCTTTACCTCAAATAGAGAAATTAACAAACAGTATTGTTAGTAGTTTAAAAAAAGGTGGAAGACTATTTTATTTGGGAGCTGGTACTTCTGGTAGATTGGGTGTTGTAGATGCCTCTGAATGTCCGCCAACTTTTGGTGTTTCTTATGATTTAGTGGTTGGCATTATAGCTGGCGGAGATGTTGCCATTAGAAAAGCTGTTGAATTTGCAGAAGATTCTAAATTACAAGGTTGGCAAGATTTACAAGAACATAAAATAACTAATAAAGATATTGTTGTGGGTATTGCTGCATCTGGCACAACACCTTATGTTATTGCTGCTTTAGAAAAATGTAACGAGAATAATATTGCTACAGGTTGTATAACATGTAATAAAAATAGTCCGTTAGCGAAGGTTTCAAACTTTCCTGTAGAAGTTGTTGTAGGTTCTGAGTTTGTAACCGGAAGTTCTAGAATGAAAGCTGGAACTGCACAAAAATTAGTTTTAAATATGCTATCTACAACTACCATGATTCAGTTAGGAAAAGTCAAGGGAAATAAAATGGTAGACATGCAACTTTCTAATAACAAATTGGTAGAAAGAGGTCAAAAAATGTTAGCATCAGAATTAAATATCGACTTACAAAAAGCAGCTGCATTATTAGAAGAATTTGGTAATGTTAGAAATGCAATAAAAAATTATACGAAATGA
- a CDS encoding DUF6095 family protein, whose product MSTDVNLLGKGLKHIGILILLFIVSPIVLTMAFKALKKFEDTSQEYLSYILIVVAVILIVFTLYFAFKTFQILLKAIFNNS is encoded by the coding sequence ATGAGCACAGATGTAAACTTATTAGGCAAGGGTTTAAAACATATCGGAATCTTAATTTTACTTTTTATTGTTTCTCCTATTGTCTTAACAATGGCTTTTAAAGCTTTAAAAAAGTTTGAAGATACTTCGCAAGAATATCTTTCGTATATCTTAATTGTTGTTGCAGTTATTTTAATAGTTTTTACATTGTACTTTGCTTTTAAAACGTTTCAAATATTATTAAAAGCAATATTTAATAATTCTTAA
- a CDS encoding DUF6695 family protein, with protein sequence MQHSDGIIIILSYPDTVVRPAYWETLSNFWPKIGIGSKHAVQAGHAALLLLEKGNKTIKYFDFGRYITTYGNGRVRSEETDPELKVTISAEFQNDKLTNLEEILLWIENNPEKTHGDGRLVASVHDEIDFYKADSFIKSLLNAREIPYGAFLKNGTNCARFVTDTIIASTNNKKIGKQLKKSNLLTPSPIGNVIKANTNNTIYCIYKQEIKTYLNRSILKEYKASFFKKFNGEPNLKGTEKPNLEIFNLQNGTWLGGIGSGAWFRIEEKKDDQTYKIARYDAKGNKDFENFFLLNEPNFNHLENYTFIHPTNCKEVYIQQNNIKFTFKKTVLKAN encoded by the coding sequence ATGCAACATTCAGACGGAATAATCATTATTCTTTCGTATCCAGATACGGTTGTTAGACCTGCTTATTGGGAAACTTTAAGTAATTTTTGGCCTAAAATTGGTATTGGTAGCAAACACGCTGTACAAGCTGGTCATGCGGCTTTATTGTTATTAGAAAAAGGAAATAAAACCATAAAATATTTCGATTTTGGCAGATACATTACAACGTATGGTAATGGTCGTGTTCGATCTGAAGAAACAGATCCGGAGTTAAAAGTTACAATAAGTGCTGAGTTTCAAAATGACAAATTAACAAACTTAGAAGAAATTTTACTTTGGATAGAAAATAATCCTGAAAAAACCCATGGAGATGGCAGATTGGTGGCTAGCGTTCATGATGAAATAGATTTTTATAAAGCAGACAGCTTTATAAAAAGTTTACTTAATGCTAGAGAAATTCCTTACGGTGCTTTTTTAAAAAACGGTACAAATTGCGCAAGGTTTGTAACCGATACTATTATAGCTTCTACAAATAATAAAAAGATTGGTAAGCAGTTAAAAAAATCTAATTTACTTACTCCTAGCCCAATAGGCAATGTTATTAAAGCCAATACAAACAATACTATTTATTGTATCTATAAACAAGAAATTAAAACTTATTTAAATAGATCTATTTTAAAAGAATACAAAGCTTCTTTTTTTAAAAAATTTAACGGTGAACCTAATTTAAAAGGAACTGAAAAACCAAATTTAGAGATTTTTAACCTACAAAACGGAACTTGGTTAGGCGGAATAGGAAGTGGTGCTTGGTTTAGAATTGAAGAAAAAAAAGATGATCAAACTTATAAAATAGCCAGGTATGATGCTAAAGGAAACAAAGATTTTGAAAACTTCTTTTTATTAAATGAGCCTAATTTTAATCATCTAGAAAATTATACCTTTATTCACCCAACAAATTGTAAAGAAGTTTATATTCAACAAAATAACATCAAATTCACTTTCAAAAAGACTGTTTTAAAAGCAAATTAA